A genomic window from Chitinophaga pollutisoli includes:
- a CDS encoding PepSY-like domain-containing protein: MKSLLLILVLCISAGAFAQDVRVTHGVPAVVEKNFKKKFPTAKEVDWARKGDRMEADFDVSRVDHKALYDQKGKLLAWKCDVRTGQLPAPVLKTIRSQYKGYKVDDAEKVTRDKMELYQVELDGNPDVSLVFDKDGKVVEDADWW, encoded by the coding sequence ATGAAATCTTTGCTGCTGATTTTGGTTTTGTGTATTTCTGCAGGCGCATTCGCGCAGGACGTCCGGGTGACGCATGGCGTTCCGGCCGTTGTGGAGAAAAACTTCAAGAAGAAATTCCCCACCGCCAAGGAGGTAGATTGGGCGCGGAAGGGCGACAGGATGGAAGCGGATTTTGACGTGTCCCGCGTGGACCATAAAGCCCTTTACGATCAGAAAGGCAAACTCCTGGCCTGGAAGTGCGACGTCCGCACCGGGCAATTGCCTGCACCGGTGCTCAAAACCATCCGCTCCCAATACAAAGGCTATAAAGTCGACGACGCCGAAAAAGTTACCCGCGACAAAATGGAATTATACCAGGTGGAGCTCGACGGCAACCCGGATGTGAGCCTTGTGTTCGACAAAGACGGCAAGGTGGTGGAAGATGCCGATTGGTGGTAA
- a CDS encoding alpha/beta hydrolase produces the protein MKQLFSCFFLLLGLAVSAQDTLNYQRKNNLAYRTGEQDAYMRERCVLDVYYPVRKAKLPVVVWFHGGGITGGEKFVPKELMHQGVVVMAVNYRLSPKVSCPAYIEDAAAAVAWAFRHAAEFGGDTGKIYVAGHSAGGYLTAMVGLDKQWLARHQIDANRIAALFPFSSQAITHFTIRNERKIPEIQPIIDAFAPLYHVRADAPPLFLYTGDREKEMMGRYEENAYWARMMRLAGHKHTLLYEFDGYDHGNMPGPAYPLMLQEIRKRK, from the coding sequence ATGAAACAACTGTTCTCCTGCTTTTTCCTGCTGCTCGGCCTGGCTGTATCCGCGCAGGACACCCTCAATTATCAACGAAAAAACAACCTGGCTTACCGCACCGGCGAGCAGGATGCTTACATGCGCGAGCGCTGCGTGCTGGATGTGTATTATCCCGTTCGCAAGGCGAAGCTGCCGGTGGTCGTGTGGTTTCATGGCGGCGGTATTACGGGCGGGGAGAAGTTTGTGCCGAAGGAATTAATGCACCAGGGAGTAGTGGTGATGGCGGTGAATTACCGGCTCAGCCCGAAAGTGAGCTGCCCGGCTTATATCGAAGATGCCGCTGCGGCGGTAGCCTGGGCGTTCCGCCATGCGGCTGAATTTGGCGGTGATACCGGGAAGATTTATGTGGCGGGGCATTCCGCCGGCGGTTACCTCACGGCTATGGTAGGGCTCGACAAGCAATGGCTGGCCCGTCACCAGATCGACGCGAACCGTATCGCTGCCTTATTCCCCTTCAGCTCCCAGGCGATCACGCATTTTACCATCCGTAACGAAAGAAAGATCCCCGAGATCCAGCCCATCATAGACGCGTTTGCGCCCTTGTATCACGTTCGCGCCGACGCACCGCCGTTGTTCCTCTATACCGGCGACCGCGAAAAGGAAATGATGGGCCGGTATGAGGAAAACGCTTACTGGGCGCGTATGATGCGGCTCGCCGGCCATAAACACACCCTTCTCTACGAATTCGACGGCTACGACCACGGCAACATGCCCGGACCGGCCTATCCACTAATGCTCCAGGAAATCAGGAAACGGAAGTAA
- a CDS encoding ABC transporter permease translates to MSAPARRLSDSGHFRPGRFPGRCAPAEPALLACRLPPPLAQLVTMLTNYIKTAKRSLLKHRFHSILNITGLATGIAFAMLVLAYVWSELQVNRGLKNASRQHILLSKWKDPNMGFELATFGNLAVALKEEYPTLVEQYYRWDGITGQVNVDGKAFREGMQVGDSTLLKMYGFEVLSGDAAHALDNAASVVITATIAEKFFGEKDVAGRTLDISNFAGKRQLFTIGAVIEEPAKNSVNSLDARNESGIFLSAAALPFFGREMNTWNNPFIVNMVELRDGVTATDLEKPIASLVRRHTGAETAAQVNVVAVPLQEFYLNSGNGLVKRMLYTLSGIALFILLMAIVNFVNLSVSRASSRMKEIGVRKALGGRRKQLIWQFLLESGMLVMLAATVGIGLYFAVKGPCGQLLGKELPGLADFPAYFIAFPFALVLLTGLAAGLYPAFVLSSMRVTDSLKGKLKSSHEKTGLRKSLVGFQYLTAAVVLVAALIITRQVQLFFSNQLGYEKSRLVSIPLPRDWTPEGYQRMQNIRGQLSQLPQVQSASLSFEIPDGNNGGSINVFGNGRDSANAITTYQLYADEYYGQTYGMQMAAGRFFNEPGHQTPVGAIVINETLSRRFGWENATAAIGQQIRVAGFSATLTVAGVVKDFHFSTMQQAVQPIVFIHPSATNIYRYMSLKLAPGAGIGEQMQAIRGKWETLMPGTPFEYKFTDEMLERMYNTELRLKYAAYTATGLALVIVLLGVTGLISFSIQKRTKEIGVRKVLGASVGGIITLFVKEFLKVIVVAMIVAIPAAYCIMNFWLNDYVYRVNITPYPFIAAFITLAAVTAVLIFVQTFRAANANPVKSLRTE, encoded by the coding sequence GTGTCCGCACCTGCACGGCGCCTGTCCGATTCCGGACATTTCAGGCCGGGCCGCTTCCCCGGAAGGTGCGCCCCTGCTGAACCGGCGCTCCTGGCATGCCGCTTGCCGCCACCACTGGCGCAACTTGTCACCATGCTCACCAACTACATCAAAACGGCGAAAAGAAGCCTGCTGAAGCACCGCTTCCATTCCATCCTGAACATCACCGGGCTGGCTACCGGCATTGCGTTCGCCATGCTTGTGCTGGCGTACGTCTGGAGCGAGCTGCAGGTGAACCGTGGGTTGAAGAATGCTTCCCGCCAGCATATCCTGCTCAGCAAGTGGAAAGATCCCAACATGGGCTTCGAACTGGCCACTTTCGGCAACCTCGCCGTGGCGCTGAAAGAGGAATACCCCACGCTGGTGGAGCAATATTACCGGTGGGACGGTATTACCGGCCAGGTGAATGTGGACGGCAAAGCTTTCCGCGAAGGCATGCAGGTGGGTGATAGCACCCTGCTGAAAATGTATGGGTTCGAAGTGTTGTCGGGCGATGCCGCGCATGCGCTGGACAATGCGGCGTCGGTAGTGATCACGGCCACGATAGCGGAGAAGTTTTTCGGGGAAAAAGATGTGGCGGGAAGAACGCTCGACATCTCCAACTTCGCCGGCAAACGCCAGTTGTTCACGATAGGCGCGGTGATCGAAGAACCGGCGAAAAACAGCGTAAACAGCCTGGATGCCCGGAACGAAAGTGGTATTTTCCTCTCCGCCGCAGCCCTTCCCTTCTTCGGCCGTGAGATGAATACCTGGAACAATCCCTTCATTGTAAATATGGTGGAGCTCCGCGATGGCGTAACCGCCACCGACCTGGAAAAGCCTATTGCATCGCTGGTGCGGCGGCATACCGGGGCGGAAACGGCGGCGCAGGTAAACGTCGTGGCCGTGCCGTTGCAGGAATTCTACCTCAACAGCGGCAACGGCCTGGTAAAGCGAATGCTGTATACGCTATCCGGCATTGCGTTGTTTATCCTGCTGATGGCGATCGTCAATTTTGTGAACCTTTCGGTGAGCAGGGCCTCGTCCCGAATGAAGGAAATCGGGGTGCGCAAAGCGCTGGGCGGGCGCAGGAAGCAGCTGATCTGGCAGTTCCTGCTGGAATCGGGCATGCTGGTGATGCTGGCCGCGACAGTAGGGATCGGCTTGTATTTCGCCGTGAAAGGGCCATGCGGACAGCTGCTGGGAAAGGAATTGCCTGGACTGGCGGATTTCCCTGCCTATTTCATCGCATTCCCTTTCGCGCTCGTGCTGCTGACGGGGCTTGCGGCAGGGTTATACCCGGCTTTCGTGCTGTCGTCGATGCGGGTAACGGATTCGCTGAAAGGCAAGCTAAAATCATCCCACGAAAAAACCGGCCTGCGCAAATCGCTCGTCGGATTTCAATATCTCACGGCGGCGGTGGTGCTGGTGGCCGCGTTGATCATCACCCGGCAGGTACAGCTCTTTTTCAGTAACCAGCTGGGCTACGAAAAATCCCGGCTCGTTTCCATTCCGCTCCCCCGCGACTGGACGCCTGAAGGTTACCAGCGGATGCAAAACATCCGCGGCCAACTGTCGCAATTGCCGCAGGTGCAATCCGCGTCGCTATCTTTCGAAATTCCGGACGGCAACAACGGCGGCAGCATCAATGTGTTCGGCAACGGCAGGGATTCCGCCAACGCCATCACAACGTACCAGCTTTACGCCGATGAATATTACGGCCAGACTTACGGCATGCAGATGGCGGCGGGCAGGTTCTTCAACGAGCCCGGGCACCAAACGCCCGTCGGCGCCATTGTGATCAACGAAACCTTATCACGCCGCTTCGGATGGGAAAATGCGACGGCAGCCATTGGGCAACAGATCCGCGTGGCGGGTTTCAGCGCAACATTAACGGTAGCCGGGGTCGTGAAAGATTTTCACTTCTCCACGATGCAGCAGGCGGTGCAACCGATCGTGTTCATACATCCTTCCGCCACTAACATTTACCGGTACATGTCGCTAAAACTCGCTCCCGGAGCAGGAATCGGTGAGCAAATGCAGGCTATCCGCGGAAAGTGGGAAACACTTATGCCCGGCACGCCGTTCGAATACAAATTCACCGACGAAATGCTGGAACGCATGTACAATACGGAGCTCCGGCTGAAATATGCGGCATACACGGCTACCGGACTGGCATTGGTGATTGTGCTTCTCGGAGTGACGGGCCTCATTTCTTTCAGTATCCAGAAAAGGACAAAAGAGATCGGGGTGCGCAAAGTGCTGGGGGCTTCCGTCGGCGGAATCATCACCCTGTTTGTGAAGGAATTTTTGAAAGTGATCGTGGTGGCCATGATCGTGGCCATCCCCGCGGCTTACTGCATCATGAACTTCTGGCTGAACGATTATGTATACCGCGTCAACATCACACCCTATCCGTTCATCGCAGCGTTTATCACGCTGGCGGCGGTTACGGCGGTGCTGATATTCGTGCAAACTTTCCGGGCGGCGAACGCCAACCCGGTGAAAAGCCTGCGGACGGAGTGA
- a CDS encoding DUF3088 family protein, whose translation MIQLFLLKPDFPDEKLSLPGQTYYCPACAWIEGILHYYPFLRDRMEVIHVDFPRPRGRWRRYWGRCTRTARRWCSVRKTIPGR comes from the coding sequence ATGATTCAATTATTCCTGCTGAAACCGGACTTCCCGGACGAAAAGCTGTCCCTTCCCGGGCAAACGTACTATTGCCCCGCCTGCGCCTGGATCGAAGGCATCCTGCATTACTACCCGTTCCTGCGCGACCGGATGGAAGTGATTCATGTAGACTTCCCCCGGCCCAGGGGCCGCTGGCGGCGCTACTGGGGCCGCTGCACCAGGACTGCCCGGCGCTGGTGTTCAGTCCGGAAGACGATCCCTGGCCGCTGA